A stretch of Porites lutea chromosome 5, jaPorLute2.1, whole genome shotgun sequence DNA encodes these proteins:
- the LOC140938484 gene encoding small ribosomal subunit protein uS7: MAEDWGAVDDAAPVVVAPEVQDIKLFGKWSTDDVQVSDISLTDYIAVKEKYATYLPHTAGRYAAKRFRKAQCPIVERLVNSMMMHGRNNGKKLMTVTIVKHAFEIIHLLTGENPLQVLVNAIINSGPREDSTRIGRAGTVRRQAVDVSPLRRVNQAIWLLCTGARESAFRNIKSIAECLADELINAAKGSSNSYAIKKKDELERVAKSNR, encoded by the exons ATGGCTGAGGATTGGGGAGCCGTTGATGATGCTGCACCTGTTGTAGTTGCACCTGAAGTTCAGgatattaaactgtttggaaaaTGGAGCACAGATGATGTTCAAGTCAGTGACATCAGCTTAACT GACTACATTGCAGTTAAAGAGAAGTATGCCACTTATCTACCCCACACTGCGGGTCGTTATGCTGCAAAACGGTTTAGGAAGGCACAG TGCCCTATTGTGGAGCGTCTGGTGAACTCCATGATGATGCATGGACGTAACAATGGCAAGAAACTCATGACTGTCACAATTGTGAAGCATGCATTTGAGATCATTCATCTGCTAACTGGAGAG AATCCCCTACAAGTGTTGGTGAATGCCATCATTAACAGTGGACCACGTGAGGACTCCACCCGTATTGGTCGTGCAGGTACTGTCCGTCGTCAAGCGGTTGATGTGTCCCCACTGAGGCGAGTGAATCAAGCTATTTGGCTGCTCTGTACTGGGGCTCGTGAATCAGCCTTTAGGAACATCAAGTCAATTGCTGAATGCCTCGCTGATGAACTTATCAATGCTGCTAAG GGATCATCAAATTCCTATGCCATCAAGAAGAAAGATGAGTTGGAACGTGTTGCCAAGTCTAACCGTTAA